CTGAAACATTTACACCATAAACTTCCTGTAAGTGCCGCTGAATGTCACGGCAACTCATACCGTATGAATACATCGAAATGATCTGATCGTTGAACAAGGGACTTCGTTTCTCATGCTTCGGAATAATGATGGGTTCAAAGGTACTGTTTCTATCTCTCGGTACATGTATATTGGTAGTACTGTTGTCGTCCATAATTACAGTCTTGTCGGTATAACCGTTACGGCTGTTACCCGAATTATCCCCTGCATTGTCGTGTTTTCTGTAACCAAGATGCTCATCCATTTCGGCTTCCAACACACGCTCATAGAACCTACTCGTAAGCTGTCTCAAAAGCCCTTCACTGCTGATAAGTTCGTCTTTTGTCATCCCATGAAAATCGAATTAGTCAAGCATCAAATCGATTACATCTTTTTCTTTTTTCTTTCTTTTGGCTGTCATAATATTTCTCCTAGTATATCATTTTTCAGCCATTTACACAATTTATTTTATAGGGCCATAAATTTTTTACTAGAGAGATTGCTTGTTAGAATGAGTATATAAAAGTATCTGAGTAAGTTTATTACTCAGATACGATTGATTATTTTACTGATTTTTGATGTCTTTGATAATTTCTTTTTTGTCTTTCATCTTATTTTTTGCTTCTGTTTTTTGTTTGGATTTTTCTTTTGTAATATCTTTTGATTCTTTTACTTTCTCTTTTATATTCTGTTCTTTGTTTTTAGTCTTTTCTTTTACATTGTCCACTTTTTTGTTTATTTTATCTTTTGCTTCTTTAGTCTTGTCTTTTGATTTGGTTTCAGGTATTTTGGTTTTTCCTGATATAGAAATATCTCTTTTTAAATTTTCAAATATTTTATCTCCTATTCCGCTTACATTTTTTAGATCTTCTATGCTTTTGAAAGTATTTGTTTTTCTATATTCTATAATAGCATCAGCTTTTGCCTCTCCTATGCCGTTTAAGCTCATTAACTCTTCTTTTGTAGCCGTATTAATATTTATTATAGCTAATGCATATGAGGATAAAAAAATTAAAGATAAAAATATCTTACCTAATATATTTTTCATTTTTGACTCCTTTTGAATTGAATTTTAATAAAATTATAGTACAAAGATATTATATAAATATTAAAAAATATAAGTAGTTTTGTATATTTTTATAAGCATTATGATTTTAAATAGTATATAGATTATAAAAATAGACATATAATCTACAGATACTTAATGCATTGCCATCAAAAAAGTAATATATAAACGCATAAATTTAAAGACTTGTTTGCTGATGGATAAAATAGTTTGAATAGTTATAAATTTTTAAAATTTATTGTACATTTTTTAAAAATATAATAAATTTAGACTTTTATACAAAAATAATGATAATATTGTTTAAGAATAATAATTGGTGACCCATACGAGACTCGAACTCGTGTTACCAACGTGAGAGGCTGGTGTCCTAACCGCTAGACGAATGGGCCATCAAGCAAAATCAAATGGTGCCCCGTGTAGGGTTCGAACCTACGACCCCATCATTAAGAGTGATATGCTCTACCAGC
The Campylobacter sp. RM16189 genome window above contains:
- a CDS encoding transposase — encoded protein: MTKDELISSEGLLRQLTSRFYERVLEAEMDEHLGYRKHDNAGDNSGNSRNGYTDKTVIMDDNSTTNIHVPRDRNSTFEPIIIPKHEKRSPLFNDQIISMYSYGMSCRDIQRHLQEVYGVNVS